A region of the Parcubacteria group bacterium genome:
GATTCGGTGGTTTGCATTGCCGGGAAATTTAATGAGAAAAAAACTCTAGATTTGGCCAGGAAATATTTTTCCGGGATGAAAAAAGGCGTGAAGCCGAAGTTTAAAAAAGTGATTGAGAATCAAAAAAAACCGAAACTGATAGTTAAGCAAAAAAATACCGACCAGACCCATTTTCTTTTAGGTTCAAGAACGTTTAATTTTAATCACAAAGATCGTTTTGCTCTGGGACTACTTTCGATTATTTTGGGAGGCAATATGAGTAGTCGACTTTTTATTGAAGTCAGAGAGAAAAGAGGACTAGCCTATCATGTCAGAACTTCTACCGATGCTTTCGAAGATTGCGGAATTTTAGCAACTCAAGCCGGAGTGAATCATGATAAGCTGGAGCTCACAATTGAAACTATTTTAAACGAATACCGAAAAATTTCAACTGAAAAAGTAAGCAATAAGGAGCTCCAAAATGCCAAGGATTTTATCAAGGGAAAAAGCGTGATGGGTTTTGAATCGTCGGATGAAGTGGCAATGTTTTTTGTCGATCAGGAAGTGAAAAAGAAGAAAATAATGACTTTGCCGGAGATATTCAAAAACATAGACAAAGTTAAGGAAAGTGATATATTAAGGGTAGCAAAAGATGTTTTCCAAAACAAGAAGCTCGACCTGGCGGTTATCGGACCGCATAAGGATGGGAAAAAATTGGAAAAAATACTAAAAATATAAGCTTATGCTTAGCAAACACACAGTCGACATTTCTACGGGTATTATTTTCAGAACAGTCCTGATTCTTCTTGGAATCTGGTTTTTGTATATGATTCGGGATATTGTGGCAATTCTTTTTATTTCAGTTATTGTTGCGGCGGCAATAGGACCGATAGTCGATTGGATGAACAAAAAAAGGATTCCAAGATCTTTGGCGGTGCTAATAATATATATCATCCTTTTTTCTATAATTGGAACTATCATTTACTTTCTGATTCCTCCTATTGTTGAGCAAGCCAAGGATTTTTCCCAGAATTTTCCGGTTTATGCGGAAAAAATAACGGGAGCTTTCAGGGGATTGGAAAAGTATGTCCAAGAACACAATGTTTCTTTTAGTGAACAAAGCTTGTTTCAAGATATTGGGAAGCAACTTACTCAATCATCTTTATCGATATTTTCTACGACCGTTGGATTTTTTTCCGGGTTTATTTCGATAGTCGTTATTTTGTCTCTTGCTTTTTATCTTTCAGTAAAAAAAGACGGAATGAAGGGATTTGTTGTCGCTATTACTCCCTCGAAATATCATGATTATGCGATTTCTGTGGCGGATAAAATAAATGTGAAAATAGGAAGATGGATGCAGGGGCAGTTGCTTTTAATGCTTATCATTTTTACTCTTGATTTTTTGGCGCTGTATTTTCTCGATATTCCTTATGCCTTAATCTTGGCAATTCTAGGAGGACTTTTGGAGATAGTGCCTTATCTTGGGCCTATAATTGCAGCTGTTCCGGCAGTAATTTTGGGATTTTTAGTTTCTCCTCTTACTGGAATTTTGATTTTGATTGCTTATGTTATTATCCAACAGGCTGAAGGGCACATTATTACTCCCCAGGTAATGAAAAAAGCCTTGGGGCTTAATCCGATAGTAGTTATTCTAGCTCTTCTCATCGGAGCAAAAATAGGAGGAGTGCTGGGAGCCATTTTGTCAGTTCCAATAACAACAGCAATGAGCGTTTTTGTGGATGATTTGGTGGAAAAGAAAAAAGAGGAATAATGAAACAATATTTTTTAGGGAAAGAAAAACCTAGGCGCTTTATAAGCAATCAGGTTTTTTTATTTGCAAATTTTTTTTACTGGTCTTATTATAAAATATACCTCTAAAATACAATTCAATGCTTAATAATGCCCAAAAACAGATAATTGCCGCTATTGTCTATTATGACGAACTAAATTATCCCCTGACGGCTTTTGAGGTCTGGAAACATCTTGCAATAATCAGCGAGCAGGACGCCAGTGAACAGGAAAAGCTATTCGGGATTTCATTATTGGATGTTATGAATAATTTAGAAAGCGGGGAAGCAAGAAAATACATTGAAGAATATCGAGGATTTTATTTTATGGAAGGGCGAAAAGAATTAGTTGAAAGCAGACTCAAAAAAAATAAGATTGCTTGCTTAAAATTAAAAAAGCTTCGAAGGGTCGTCTATTTTTTGAGATTTGTTCCTTTTGTCCGAATGATTGCGACGACCGGAAGGATGGCTATGAAAAACACTAGCAGGAATAGCGATTGGGATCTTTTTGTGATATTAAAGAAAGGCAAAATATGGACGGGAAGAACTTTAGTCACTGTCTTTATTCATATGATAGGGAAAAGAAGATACGGCAATAAAATAAAAAATAGAATTTGCCTTAATTATTTTATTACTGATGAATCTTTAAAAATAAATATTGAAGGGAGGCCGTT
Encoded here:
- a CDS encoding pitrilysin family protein, which produces MNHKKTILPNGLRILTVPMKNTETVTVVVMVGVGSRYETEKEAGLSHFIEHMMFKGTEKRPTTLDISETLDSIGGEFNAFTGVDKTAYYAKVDAKHSEVALDVISDMFLNSKIEEVEIEKEKGTIIQEISLYEDTPTIDVEIVLGDLLYKKNPLGVPVAGFKKTVSAFKRKDFMDYLRRFYVANDSVVCIAGKFNEKKTLDLARKYFSGMKKGVKPKFKKVIENQKKPKLIVKQKNTDQTHFLLGSRTFNFNHKDRFALGLLSIILGGNMSSRLFIEVREKRGLAYHVRTSTDAFEDCGILATQAGVNHDKLELTIETILNEYRKISTEKVSNKELQNAKDFIKGKSVMGFESSDEVAMFFVDQEVKKKKIMTLPEIFKNIDKVKESDILRVAKDVFQNKKLDLAVIGPHKDGKKLEKILKI
- a CDS encoding AI-2E family transporter, which encodes MLSKHTVDISTGIIFRTVLILLGIWFLYMIRDIVAILFISVIVAAAIGPIVDWMNKKRIPRSLAVLIIYIILFSIIGTIIYFLIPPIVEQAKDFSQNFPVYAEKITGAFRGLEKYVQEHNVSFSEQSLFQDIGKQLTQSSLSIFSTTVGFFSGFISIVVILSLAFYLSVKKDGMKGFVVAITPSKYHDYAISVADKINVKIGRWMQGQLLLMLIIFTLDFLALYFLDIPYALILAILGGLLEIVPYLGPIIAAVPAVILGFLVSPLTGILILIAYVIIQQAEGHIITPQVMKKALGLNPIVVILALLIGAKIGGVLGAILSVPITTAMSVFVDDLVEKKKEE